Proteins from a single region of Aureibacter tunicatorum:
- a CDS encoding TonB-dependent receptor — translation MLKYLLTLAMIIPVLARAQENFSLSGILSDQANGEPLIGATVYFDSTTIGATTDVNGKFKIFAPKGKYKLIVNYIGYESFEQEVSLTGNQTLNVAMKSDIKKLKAVVVTDEGFKAVDIKTPQMGVSKIPSKKIKEIPAVLGEVDIIKSIQLLPGVTNGGEGDGSFNVRGGAGDQNLVLLDDATIFNTSHLFGFFSVFNADAVSSIELFKGAAPASYGGRASSVLNVNHKSGEDRVAVNGGIGILSSRLAVDGPMLSDKGSFMLAGRASYANLFLRAANFGSYAGFYDLNARFTYKINEKNNLFLSGYYGDDNMEIENAFKNVYGNLTGTLTWKHSFNDDLYSDLTFAYSRYRYNFQIFGQGVDWLAGVKNYKLSYDFGWLMNDKVTVDYGVSSIYHDFTPGDITPMNSESQINEMKINHKYALENGVFVNVVHELTDKISLQYGLRYSNFLRFGEETIGEYENGLPVTYNKELGIYESAEPMSEKTYSSGEMISSHGNFEPRLGISYQLNSTTSIKAGYNRMVQYLHLISNTTSVTPIDVWAPSGKYVEPQLADQYAIGFFKNFKDEKYSMELEAYYKTVDNRVDYIDGADLIGQERIETQILAGHSRAYGLEMLLKKNQGTLTGWIAYTLSKSEQQTLGGEAGGPGINNGNWYSTNYDRTHDLSVTASYKLSDKWSFGANFAFQTGRPVTYPDGQFYYNGQSIPTYSDRNANRLPFYHRMDVSATLRPQNKKDRKWSGEWVFSIYNLYNRQNAASISFGPNESTGLNEATKTSIFGIIPSVTYNFKF, via the coding sequence ATGCTGAAATACTTATTGACGCTGGCTATGATCATTCCAGTGTTGGCGAGAGCTCAAGAGAATTTTTCATTGAGTGGTATATTGTCAGATCAAGCAAATGGAGAGCCTTTGATCGGCGCGACGGTTTATTTTGACAGTACGACTATTGGCGCGACGACCGACGTCAATGGGAAATTCAAGATTTTCGCTCCCAAGGGAAAATATAAACTTATTGTGAATTATATAGGGTATGAATCATTTGAACAAGAAGTGAGCCTTACTGGCAATCAGACTTTAAATGTTGCGATGAAAAGCGACATTAAGAAATTGAAAGCTGTGGTGGTCACTGATGAGGGATTCAAAGCTGTCGACATCAAAACTCCCCAGATGGGAGTAAGCAAAATCCCTTCAAAGAAGATCAAGGAGATACCTGCGGTCTTGGGAGAAGTGGATATTATAAAGTCCATACAATTATTGCCGGGAGTGACAAATGGAGGAGAAGGAGATGGAAGTTTCAATGTTAGAGGGGGAGCCGGAGATCAAAATTTAGTATTGTTGGATGACGCTACGATTTTCAATACTTCCCATTTATTCGGTTTTTTCTCTGTTTTCAACGCAGATGCTGTGAGCAGTATTGAGTTGTTCAAAGGCGCGGCGCCAGCCAGCTATGGAGGAAGAGCGTCTTCTGTATTGAATGTAAATCACAAGTCAGGAGAAGATAGAGTCGCAGTGAATGGAGGGATTGGGATTTTGTCAAGTAGGCTGGCGGTTGACGGACCAATGTTATCGGACAAGGGCTCGTTTATGCTGGCAGGGAGAGCCTCCTATGCCAATTTATTTCTTAGAGCGGCGAATTTTGGCAGTTACGCGGGATTTTATGATTTGAATGCAAGGTTTACTTATAAGATCAATGAGAAAAACAACTTGTTTCTGTCGGGTTATTATGGCGATGATAATATGGAGATAGAAAATGCTTTCAAAAACGTGTACGGCAATTTAACGGGGACACTGACTTGGAAGCATTCTTTCAATGATGACTTGTACAGTGATTTAACTTTTGCCTATAGCAGGTATAGATATAATTTTCAAATTTTTGGCCAAGGAGTGGATTGGCTGGCAGGAGTTAAGAATTACAAACTCTCTTATGATTTCGGGTGGTTGATGAATGACAAAGTAACAGTAGATTATGGAGTCAGCAGTATTTATCATGATTTTACGCCGGGAGATATTACTCCGATGAATAGCGAGTCGCAAATAAATGAAATGAAAATCAATCACAAATACGCTTTAGAGAATGGTGTGTTTGTGAATGTGGTGCATGAGCTTACAGATAAAATTTCTTTGCAATATGGTTTGAGATACAGCAACTTTTTAAGATTTGGAGAGGAGACTATAGGAGAGTATGAAAATGGTTTGCCGGTGACATATAACAAGGAGTTGGGAATATATGAAAGCGCGGAGCCAATGAGTGAAAAAACGTACTCCAGTGGCGAAATGATATCCAGTCATGGGAATTTCGAACCAAGGCTGGGGATCTCCTATCAACTGAACTCAACGACTTCGATCAAAGCGGGGTATAATCGCATGGTTCAGTACTTGCATTTGATATCGAATACTACTTCAGTGACGCCAATAGATGTATGGGCCCCGAGTGGCAAATATGTGGAGCCGCAGTTGGCAGACCAGTATGCAATAGGGTTTTTCAAGAATTTCAAGGATGAGAAATATTCCATGGAGCTGGAGGCTTATTACAAGACAGTTGATAATCGAGTGGATTATATCGACGGAGCGGATTTGATAGGGCAGGAGAGAATTGAAACGCAAATATTGGCAGGTCATTCCAGAGCTTATGGCTTGGAAATGCTGTTGAAGAAAAACCAAGGAACGCTAACAGGTTGGATTGCTTATACGCTTTCAAAGTCCGAGCAACAAACTTTGGGAGGCGAGGCTGGAGGCCCGGGAATCAATAATGGAAATTGGTACAGCACAAATTATGATAGAACGCATGACTTGTCTGTTACCGCCTCATACAAGTTGAGTGACAAATGGAGTTTTGGAGCTAATTTCGCGTTTCAGACAGGAAGACCTGTGACTTATCCGGATGGACAGTTTTATTACAATGGCCAGTCGATACCAACATATTCGGATAGAAATGCCAATCGATTGCCATTTTACCACAGAATGGATGTGTCGGCTACATTGAGACCTCAGAATAAGAAGGATAGAAAATGGTCGGGAGAATGGGTTTTCAGTATTTATAACTTATACAATCGTCAAAATGCCGCTTCCATTTCCTTTGGCCCCAATGAAAGCACAGGCTTGAATGAAGCGACTAAGACTTCAATTTTTGGAATTATTCCTTCAGTAACATATAATTTTAAATTTTAA
- a CDS encoding pitrilysin family protein, with amino-acid sequence MRRFWLIAIAAVMSTSIFAQTAKPIEFEKYTLDNGLKVILHEDHSTPIVAISVMYHVGSKNEDPNRTGFAHFFEHLLFEGSENIDRGEYMKIVQNEGGVLNANTTHDRTYYYEILPSNKLELGLWMESERMLHAKIDQTGVETQCEVVKEEKRMRIDNQPYMSFSKHMFESAFTEHPYKWTVIGEMEHLNAAKLDEFMSFYQTFYVPNNAILSVAGDITMEETKSLVSKYFSTIPKGNHSIPRPDKNEPALKAEVRKTVYDNIQLPAIFTGYRMPGQGTPDAYALEMLVQYLSSGKSSALYKEIVDKKQLALQLGAFPYSLEDHGMFITYGIANSGVELEDLEAAVNEEINKVRNQKISDRDLQKIKNQIENDFVSSNGRVEGIAESLANYEMYFGDANLINTEIKRYMEVTTDDIQRVAQKYLIESNRVVLNYLPKEQEPVQ; translated from the coding sequence ATGCGCAGATTTTGGTTAATAGCAATCGCCGCAGTAATGTCCACATCAATTTTCGCTCAGACGGCCAAGCCAATAGAGTTTGAAAAGTATACTTTGGACAATGGCTTGAAGGTTATCTTGCACGAAGACCACTCAACTCCCATAGTAGCCATCTCAGTGATGTACCATGTGGGGTCTAAAAATGAAGACCCCAACCGTACAGGTTTCGCTCACTTCTTTGAGCATTTGCTCTTTGAAGGTTCTGAAAATATCGATAGAGGCGAATACATGAAAATCGTCCAAAACGAAGGAGGTGTATTGAATGCCAACACAACTCACGATCGAACTTATTATTATGAAATTCTGCCGTCAAACAAATTAGAGCTCGGACTATGGATGGAATCAGAAAGAATGCTCCATGCTAAAATCGATCAAACAGGTGTTGAAACGCAATGCGAAGTCGTAAAAGAAGAAAAAAGAATGCGTATTGACAACCAGCCTTACATGTCGTTCAGCAAGCATATGTTCGAAAGCGCTTTTACAGAACATCCTTATAAATGGACTGTCATTGGAGAAATGGAGCATCTTAACGCAGCCAAGCTTGACGAATTCATGAGCTTCTACCAGACTTTCTATGTTCCCAATAACGCTATCTTGTCAGTGGCTGGGGATATCACCATGGAAGAGACAAAATCTCTCGTGTCAAAATATTTTTCAACAATTCCTAAAGGCAATCACTCCATTCCTCGTCCCGATAAAAACGAGCCAGCTCTAAAGGCAGAAGTTAGAAAAACTGTTTACGACAACATTCAATTGCCGGCAATATTCACTGGTTACCGCATGCCTGGACAAGGAACCCCTGACGCTTATGCTTTGGAAATGCTCGTCCAATACCTGTCAAGCGGAAAAAGCTCAGCTCTGTACAAGGAAATTGTCGACAAAAAGCAACTTGCTCTTCAACTAGGCGCTTTTCCATACAGCCTTGAAGACCATGGCATGTTTATCACTTACGGAATCGCCAACTCGGGAGTCGAGCTTGAAGATTTGGAAGCCGCTGTAAACGAAGAAATCAACAAAGTGAGAAACCAAAAAATCAGCGATAGGGATTTGCAAAAAATTAAAAATCAAATCGAAAACGATTTTGTATCATCTAACGGTCGTGTAGAAGGAATCGCTGAAAGCCTTGCCAATTATGAAATGTATTTTGGCGATGCGAATCTAATCAACACTGAAATCAAAAGATACATGGAAGTCACCACTGATGACATACAACGCGTTGCTCAAAAATACTTAATTGAAAGCAATCGCGTAGTTCTTAACTATCTACCAAAGGAACAGGAGCCCGTTCAATAG
- a CDS encoding pitrilysin family protein — protein sequence MKKYILSILILAACFNSFAQVDRSIRPKAGPAPEVKMGESTHFQLKNGLKVYVVENHKLPKITASLIFHTGPIYEGDIAGLMSATGNLMMGGTQNRSKDELNEEIDFLGAHLNATSGSVSTSGLSKYTDKLFSLMAEVALKPDFKQEELDKWKKQMNSGLKADEKDPNSLSSKISRIALHGKDHVYGEFITEESIEAISIEDCQQYYNRYFKPSIAYLAIVGDITPKEAKKLVKTYFNKWEGGEVKKDSFEASQAPSENKVALFDLPSAVQSVINVSYPIDLKQGHADIMPMTVLNHILGGGSAGRLFQNLREDKAFTYGAYSDFETDQLVGNFSASASVRTEVTDSAVHEILYEMNRINNVKITDEELQNTKNALAGRFSIALQNPSTAARFALNTARYNLPENYYQTYLQRLDAVTSDDILRVAKKYIKPSNAHIIIVGNTKEFASKLEKFGEISYYNNDGETYVPKLPEIPEGLTAETVINTYLQNIGGQEKVSSLQNIEMNLSAEIQGREITMISYNDQNGRLYQATAMGSMILQKTVFDGKNGIVTIQGQNKSMTESEVSDAKITSLPVPQLMYAKEGVKSSINGVEKVMSSPAYIVNVEYPSGKKGKEYYDIQTGRLVKSVQFQETPQGVIPQAIILSNYKEVEGVKIPQTFTVPMGPQEIIFNVNDIKINQDKVTYFESL from the coding sequence ATGAAAAAATATATTTTATCGATATTAATACTTGCCGCTTGTTTTAACAGCTTTGCTCAAGTGGACAGGTCTATTCGCCCGAAAGCCGGTCCCGCGCCTGAAGTAAAAATGGGCGAATCCACTCACTTCCAACTCAAAAATGGGTTAAAGGTATATGTGGTCGAAAATCATAAACTTCCCAAAATTACCGCTAGCCTTATTTTTCATACTGGTCCCATTTATGAAGGCGATATTGCCGGGCTGATGAGTGCCACAGGCAACTTGATGATGGGCGGAACGCAAAATAGAAGCAAAGATGAGCTTAACGAAGAAATCGATTTTCTGGGTGCTCACCTTAATGCAACGTCAGGTAGCGTAAGCACTTCAGGCCTGAGCAAGTATACTGACAAGCTTTTTTCTCTGATGGCCGAAGTTGCTCTCAAGCCTGATTTCAAGCAAGAAGAGCTAGACAAATGGAAAAAACAAATGAATTCAGGCTTGAAAGCAGATGAAAAAGATCCTAATTCGCTATCCAGTAAAATTTCAAGAATCGCATTGCATGGCAAGGATCATGTATACGGTGAATTCATAACTGAAGAATCTATTGAAGCCATCTCAATTGAAGATTGTCAACAATACTACAATCGCTATTTCAAGCCTAGCATCGCTTACTTGGCTATTGTAGGGGATATTACTCCAAAAGAAGCGAAAAAGCTTGTCAAAACATATTTTAACAAATGGGAAGGCGGCGAAGTAAAGAAAGATTCTTTTGAAGCTTCTCAAGCTCCTTCTGAAAACAAAGTAGCTCTATTCGACCTGCCTTCGGCCGTGCAATCAGTAATAAACGTGTCATACCCTATCGACCTAAAGCAAGGACATGCCGATATAATGCCGATGACAGTGCTCAACCACATCCTAGGAGGCGGTTCCGCTGGAAGACTTTTCCAAAATTTACGCGAGGACAAAGCATTCACTTATGGAGCTTATTCCGATTTTGAAACGGATCAGCTCGTAGGTAATTTTTCCGCTTCAGCGAGTGTTAGAACTGAAGTTACCGACAGCGCGGTGCATGAGATTCTATACGAAATGAACAGAATCAACAATGTGAAAATCACTGACGAAGAACTCCAAAACACTAAAAATGCTCTTGCCGGCAGATTTTCCATTGCTTTGCAAAACCCTAGCACTGCTGCGAGGTTCGCATTGAACACAGCCCGTTATAACTTGCCTGAGAACTATTACCAAACCTATTTGCAAAGGCTGGACGCTGTGACTAGCGATGATATACTAAGAGTAGCAAAAAAATATATCAAGCCTTCAAACGCGCATATTATCATCGTAGGAAACACGAAAGAATTCGCTTCAAAATTGGAAAAATTTGGAGAGATAAGCTATTATAATAATGATGGAGAAACTTATGTGCCAAAACTCCCTGAAATTCCAGAAGGATTGACAGCTGAAACAGTAATCAACACCTACTTGCAAAATATCGGAGGTCAGGAAAAAGTCAGCTCGCTTCAAAATATTGAGATGAACCTAAGCGCTGAAATCCAAGGAAGAGAAATCACCATGATTTCATACAATGATCAAAATGGCAGGCTTTATCAAGCTACGGCTATGGGAAGCATGATTTTGCAAAAAACGGTATTTGATGGAAAAAATGGAATTGTGACGATACAAGGTCAAAATAAAAGCATGACAGAAAGTGAAGTCAGCGATGCGAAAATAACATCCTTGCCAGTGCCTCAACTTATGTACGCAAAAGAAGGCGTAAAATCCTCCATCAATGGAGTCGAAAAAGTCATGAGTTCGCCGGCTTATATTGTAAATGTGGAGTATCCGTCAGGAAAAAAAGGAAAAGAATACTATGATATTCAAACAGGCCGCTTGGTAAAGTCCGTACAGTTTCAAGAAACTCCCCAAGGTGTAATTCCGCAGGCGATTATCTTGTCAAATTACAAGGAAGTGGAAGGTGTTAAAATACCACAAACATTCACTGTTCCAATGGGACCACAAGAAATCATATTCAATGTGAATGACATCAAAATCAACCAAGACAAAGTCACTTATTTTGAATCTTTATAA
- a CDS encoding Crp/Fnr family transcriptional regulator: MKNEDLHKNILIKKGDFFIKNGQQNFQIGQVLQGVLRGFALNNDSEEITTHFFIEKDLVSGNYVPNIPSTMNIQALEDCKLSVANYKDVFSLVNTDSELTRIILANFQKLNQQNHSRIEMLISGDALEKYKWFLTEYPRLLNRIPHYYIASFLGMTPTQLSRTRKTFYQQM, encoded by the coding sequence ATGAAAAACGAAGACCTTCACAAAAATATCTTAATAAAAAAAGGAGATTTTTTCATCAAAAACGGTCAACAAAACTTCCAAATTGGTCAAGTGCTTCAAGGTGTTTTGAGAGGCTTCGCCCTTAATAATGACAGCGAAGAAATCACCACACATTTTTTCATTGAAAAAGATCTTGTATCAGGCAACTATGTGCCAAATATTCCATCAACGATGAATATACAAGCTCTTGAAGACTGCAAATTATCCGTAGCCAATTACAAAGATGTATTTTCTCTGGTGAACACCGACTCGGAACTCACTCGAATTATTTTAGCCAACTTTCAAAAGCTAAATCAACAAAACCACTCAAGAATTGAAATGCTCATCTCAGGAGATGCTTTGGAAAAATACAAATGGTTTTTAACAGAATACCCTAGGCTTCTTAATCGAATTCCTCATTATTATATCGCCAGCTTTTTAGGAATGACGCCAACTCAATTAAGCCGAACACGCAAGACTTTTTATCAACAAATGTAA
- a CDS encoding DUF4932 domain-containing protein gives MDKRTELLSIVFRLAEAREYSSNAFPLYVDKINAHFIPYKKHPLIRFVKSDVIGKNFVGYDAVMKMAIQITDPPGMEPIVPFTNELPDKRWGKENANKFLKLLNQFYTDAKCEEFFQSNEALYEEASRRFGLVYDELDLKWYKDFYGQQPKGEFRIVIGLGNGGGNYGPNIVMPDGKDIIYAIMGAYTTDSTGMAVFKIHQYFPTLLHEFNHSFVNHLVEKHHPELKKSGKKNFKPVKDLMISQAYGGWQTMYAESMVRASVIKYLEDHKSKKRDEELTEEISRGFIWTDKLVAKLNEYDQNRKEYPSLESFMPEIIKFFDQTAFEIYELNRQVNNKRPQILDFYPFDNNAKNVDPSIKELVLTMDKNISELNLWISRSYNDNKTYPEAENITFDSETKKLKIEFKKLEANTSYQFKLRQWAIKTEEGYGINDYTVSFDTSK, from the coding sequence ATCGATAAAAGAACAGAACTCTTAAGCATCGTATTTAGACTTGCGGAGGCAAGAGAGTACTCTAGTAATGCTTTTCCATTATATGTTGATAAAATCAATGCTCACTTCATCCCTTACAAAAAACATCCGCTTATACGATTTGTCAAATCCGATGTAATTGGGAAAAATTTCGTCGGATATGACGCTGTAATGAAAATGGCTATTCAAATCACCGACCCTCCAGGCATGGAGCCCATTGTGCCATTTACAAATGAATTGCCGGATAAAAGATGGGGAAAAGAAAACGCTAATAAATTTTTAAAACTGTTGAACCAATTCTACACTGACGCGAAATGCGAAGAATTCTTCCAAAGCAATGAAGCATTGTATGAAGAGGCTTCCAGAAGGTTTGGCCTCGTATACGACGAATTGGATCTCAAATGGTACAAGGACTTTTATGGACAACAACCGAAAGGCGAGTTCAGAATCGTTATCGGACTTGGAAACGGCGGTGGAAATTATGGACCAAACATTGTCATGCCCGACGGAAAAGATATTATCTATGCTATCATGGGAGCTTACACAACGGATTCCACTGGAATGGCTGTTTTTAAAATTCATCAATACTTTCCTACCCTATTGCATGAGTTCAATCATTCGTTTGTCAATCATTTAGTCGAAAAACATCATCCCGAACTTAAGAAAAGCGGCAAAAAGAATTTTAAACCTGTTAAAGATCTAATGATTTCTCAAGCTTATGGTGGCTGGCAGACGATGTATGCAGAGTCGATGGTTAGAGCCTCGGTTATTAAATACTTGGAAGATCACAAGTCAAAAAAACGCGATGAAGAACTTACTGAAGAAATAAGCAGAGGGTTTATCTGGACGGATAAATTAGTAGCAAAACTCAATGAATACGATCAAAATCGCAAGGAATACCCGTCTCTTGAATCATTCATGCCTGAAATCATCAAATTTTTCGACCAAACGGCATTTGAAATTTATGAACTAAATCGACAAGTAAACAACAAAAGGCCTCAAATCCTTGATTTTTATCCATTTGACAATAACGCTAAAAACGTTGATCCATCCATCAAGGAGCTTGTTTTGACTATGGACAAAAATATTTCAGAATTAAACTTATGGATATCAAGGTCTTATAATGACAATAAAACATATCCGGAAGCAGAAAACATAACTTTCGATTCAGAGACAAAAAAGCTTAAGATCGAGTTTAAAAAACTGGAAGCTAATACCTCGTACCAGTTCAAACTGAGACAATGGGCAATCAAGACAGAGGAAGGCTATGGGATCAACGATTATACTGTTTCATTTGATACTAGTAAATAA
- a CDS encoding AGE family epimerase/isomerase: MKKIVFLTMAILAMSCQKAENSKEGANENKTMDIYLGSMENLIDFFDRNAYDSALHAYYSDLDNEGNLISKRIYNVALSRLIYGLAYSSKFFPKNLDKAKQAANFQMLNLVDSSDSSSFFYSFVEKGEKEKPLQADIWQQAYGLCGLTELYRNAPDKRLLSRIHMYHHDFVEKFKDDKYGGFYSEYSFEGGQVSGSKTLQALMYPITAYMYNLWTVDTANREKYEPILKENLLLAKRHAWNAEIGWVNVKFDDQWRVCTTENDENPCFTVTPGHNFQLASAFLRAKDMDIFSPQERKEFEELGFEIIDSTLKKSYVFFAEDLSEGFVSEVNPLLDAVLNDRKTWWQHCEALIAMSLCGGKYEEQISQLKKFFFKNFPDFEHGGEYFFIDKNNQPIKDELKGSIGKSTYHTIEMIRYLKERE, translated from the coding sequence GTGAAAAAGATCGTATTTTTAACAATGGCAATATTGGCGATGTCTTGCCAAAAGGCTGAAAATTCAAAAGAAGGAGCTAATGAGAATAAGACGATGGACATTTATTTGGGCTCTATGGAAAATCTCATTGATTTTTTTGACAGGAATGCTTACGACTCCGCATTGCATGCGTATTATTCCGATCTAGACAATGAAGGCAATTTGATATCCAAGAGAATTTATAATGTGGCTTTGAGTCGATTGATTTATGGTCTGGCATATAGCTCGAAGTTTTTTCCGAAGAATCTTGATAAAGCCAAACAAGCTGCCAATTTTCAAATGCTAAATCTTGTTGATTCAAGCGATTCCTCTTCGTTTTTTTATTCATTTGTTGAGAAGGGAGAGAAAGAGAAACCGCTTCAAGCGGATATATGGCAGCAAGCATATGGTTTGTGCGGATTGACGGAATTGTATCGAAATGCGCCTGACAAACGTTTGCTAAGCCGAATTCATATGTATCATCATGATTTTGTCGAAAAGTTCAAAGATGACAAGTATGGAGGTTTCTACAGCGAGTATTCATTTGAAGGAGGGCAAGTGTCAGGAAGCAAAACGTTGCAAGCTTTGATGTATCCGATCACTGCTTATATGTATAACTTATGGACAGTGGATACGGCTAATAGAGAGAAATATGAACCGATATTGAAAGAAAATCTTTTGTTGGCCAAAAGACATGCATGGAATGCGGAAATAGGATGGGTGAATGTGAAATTCGACGATCAATGGCGCGTTTGCACAACTGAGAATGATGAAAATCCATGTTTTACCGTTACTCCCGGACATAATTTTCAGTTGGCTTCGGCTTTTTTGAGGGCCAAGGATATGGATATTTTTTCACCGCAGGAACGAAAGGAATTTGAAGAATTGGGCTTTGAGATCATAGACAGTACCTTGAAAAAGAGTTATGTGTTTTTTGCAGAAGATTTGTCCGAGGGCTTTGTAAGCGAGGTTAACCCGTTGCTTGATGCCGTTTTGAATGATCGAAAGACTTGGTGGCAACATTGCGAGGCGCTCATTGCCATGTCTTTATGCGGTGGAAAATATGAAGAGCAAATCAGCCAATTGAAGAAGTTTTTCTTTAAGAACTTCCCGGATTTTGAGCATGGTGGAGAGTATTTTTTCATAGATAAAAATAATCAGCCGATTAAGGACGAGCTCAAAGGAAGTATTGGGAAGTCAACTTATCATACGATTGAAATGATTCGCTACTTGAAGGAAAGGGAGTAG
- a CDS encoding threonine aldolase family protein: MKISFKNDYSEGCHPKILEALMATNLEQQDGYGLDEYSLKAKQIIVDKLQSPASKVFFVSGGTQANLVAISSFLKPYQSVISAETGHIFDNETGAIEATGHKVNPARSVNGKLTKETVQEVLDAHQIIPHQLMPKVVYISNATEIGTVYNASELKELYEYCQSKHLYLYMDGARLGQAIMSASNDLKFDDLAKYTDAFYLGATKNGGLIGEAIVINNPALHEGFDFVLKQKGALLSKGRLLGLQFLTLFEGDLFFELAKVANDHARMISKAFKENGCKFWAETQSNQIFPILDNDKIEVLAKDFDFYVWRKLDNDQSAIRIITSWATKEENLEKFVVKVNELK; this comes from the coding sequence ATGAAAATTTCTTTTAAAAACGACTATTCCGAAGGTTGTCACCCGAAGATACTTGAAGCTCTTATGGCCACTAATCTGGAACAGCAGGATGGTTATGGCTTGGATGAATATTCTCTGAAAGCAAAACAAATCATTGTAGATAAATTACAGTCGCCCGCTTCAAAGGTGTTTTTCGTTTCGGGAGGAACCCAGGCAAATTTAGTGGCGATATCGTCGTTTTTGAAGCCTTATCAAAGTGTGATTTCGGCAGAAACAGGGCATATCTTTGACAATGAAACAGGTGCCATAGAAGCTACTGGACACAAAGTAAATCCCGCTCGATCTGTCAATGGGAAATTAACCAAGGAAACTGTTCAGGAAGTGTTGGATGCTCATCAGATAATTCCTCACCAGCTTATGCCCAAGGTAGTTTATATCTCGAATGCTACGGAGATTGGCACTGTCTACAATGCCTCAGAACTAAAAGAACTATATGAATACTGTCAGTCGAAGCATCTATACCTTTACATGGATGGGGCTAGATTGGGACAGGCGATTATGTCAGCGAGTAATGACTTGAAGTTCGACGACTTGGCAAAATATACCGATGCATTTTATCTGGGAGCTACCAAAAATGGTGGATTGATAGGAGAGGCTATAGTGATCAATAATCCAGCCCTTCATGAAGGTTTTGATTTTGTATTGAAACAGAAAGGCGCATTGCTGTCCAAGGGCAGGTTGCTTGGATTGCAGTTTTTGACTTTGTTTGAGGGTGATTTGTTTTTTGAATTGGCTAAGGTTGCTAATGATCATGCGCGAATGATCAGCAAGGCATTCAAGGAAAATGGTTGTAAATTTTGGGCTGAGACCCAATCCAATCAGATTTTTCCTATTCTTGATAATGATAAAATAGAGGTCTTGGCAAAAGACTTTGATTTTTATGTTTGGAGAAAATTAGACAACGATCAGTCGGCAATTCGCATTATTACCTCTTGGGCGACTAAGGAGGAGAACCTTGAGAAATTTGTTGTGAAAGTTAATGAATTGAAATAA
- a CDS encoding DinB family protein — MKNEFLLQQTQDSYNWLNKIIKDIPLNQWDETPKNIETNITWQIGHLIMSFNFHTIIVIKGQPMHLYQNFPVKLYSELFTNSPAKDCIGKTIPKELQQHLELVQNYSLETIKNLPEEELVNPLEPFVVKHPIAKTKQEAIDWNIKHTMWHCGQIGLLKRALGNQHNFGLNL, encoded by the coding sequence ATGAAAAACGAATTTTTATTACAACAAACTCAGGACAGCTATAACTGGCTAAATAAAATCATCAAAGACATCCCCTTAAACCAATGGGACGAAACGCCTAAAAACATTGAAACAAACATTACCTGGCAAATAGGACATTTAATAATGAGTTTCAATTTTCATACAATCATTGTTATAAAAGGTCAACCAATGCATTTATATCAAAATTTCCCAGTTAAGCTTTACTCGGAACTTTTCACAAATTCACCAGCAAAAGATTGTATTGGAAAAACAATTCCTAAGGAACTACAACAACATTTAGAACTTGTTCAAAATTACTCCCTTGAAACAATCAAGAACCTTCCTGAAGAAGAACTGGTAAATCCTCTAGAGCCATTTGTAGTAAAACACCCTATTGCAAAAACAAAACAAGAAGCCATTGACTGGAATATAAAACATACAATGTGGCATTGTGGACAAATTGGACTATTAAAAAGAGCTTTAGGAAATCAACATAACTTTGGTTTAAATCTATAA
- a CDS encoding tyrosine-type recombinase/integrase, with protein sequence MYLFEGQNGGIYKSTSTQKFVKKYVKEAGIDNTITPHSLRHSFVTHLLENGVNLRYIQHILRHHSSKTTEIYTHITDLGLVKSKSS encoded by the coding sequence ATTTATCTATTTGAAGGTCAAAATGGAGGAATCTACAAAAGCACAAGTACTCAAAAGTTTGTTAAAAAGTATGTAAAAGAAGCAGGTATCGACAATACAATTACACCTCATAGTCTAAGACATAGTTTTGTAACTCATCTTTTGGAGAATGGTGTGAATTTGCGATACATTCAACACATCTTGAGACATCATAGCTCCAAAACAACTGAAATATATACACATATTACCGATTTAGGTTTAGTAAAGTCGAAATCCTCTTAA